The Gossypium arboreum isolate Shixiya-1 chromosome 2, ASM2569848v2, whole genome shotgun sequence region ATCTGTTAAATAAGGGATTCTTCCATAATTCTTTCCCTTTTTTTGGTTTTTGGTCTTATCAATTTTTCTGTTTTAATCATCTTTTATTAATTTTGGCAACTTATGATTGATTCATTTATGCAAGCTAAGAATTGTTGGATGCGGTTGCGTTGAAGAGTGTTCGGTGCCTATCATATTTACCTGCATAAGCTCTATATCCTAAAAATTATGTGTTCGAGTTTTATGGTGTGCAAATTTTGGCCATGGTTTCACTCTTCAGCACAACAGAAGCCAAAAAGAACAATTCTTAGCTTGTGTGTCAGCGCACTAAATATACATTGTGACAATTATGACACAAACTCTTCAATTCTGAATTTCTTCAGcagtattcaaaaaaaaaaaaaaaaagttcaatggCAGGTTTTCATATGGAACTTTCTAGTGTTTATATTAATTATCACAACCATTGCATAATAATTATAGATTCTTTTAATTTGTCTCATTAGTGCAATAACAATGATCTAAAGTGCATGGAGTATTTCTCAGGATCTCTTGTTTAATGCATTGACTTGAGTTCCTTCTGGTTCTTTTACACTTTGCAGAATGTGGGAATTCTCAGTGGGTTTATATATGATCAGTGTTTGGCCTGATTCCTTACTCCTTGTTGCAATTTATGGTGTTGTGGAATCATCCTCTACTGCATTATTTGGTCCAATCATTGGACGATGGGTGGATAGGCTAACATATGTAAAGGTTAGCTTCAGATCTTTAATGAAAACCTGTAGGATTTTTCTCTTAAAAAACAAGAAGCAAAAGTTGATGATTGTTGGTTTCTGTGAACTCATTTCACTAAGCATGTCAAACCATCTGTTAATTTCTAAATCTGAAAAACTTATAAACAGAGTGATAACACATGTAGATTTCTGTTTGCAGGTTCTTCAACTATGGTTGGTAACCCAGAATCTCTCCTTCATAATTGCTGGAGGTGCAGTAGTGGCCTTACTGGTATTTCCAAGCCTGAAGTTCACAAATATAGTTGCATTCATCGCCCTGGTGATATTGACAAACATCTCTGGAGCTGTTGGTGTGCTTTCAACATTAGCCGGTACCATCCTGATTGAAAGAGAATGGTAATTTATTGCCCATAGTCCTTTGAAAGAAAACATGAAGTTGAAGACTAATACCTGAAGTTCTTTTTTGTTTTTCGTTTTCAAGACAGGTTGGTGGTAATATCTGAAGGCCATCCTCCCAATTTACTGGCTGATATAAATTCGGTTATTAGACGAATTGATTTAACTTGCAAGTTAGTTGCACCAGTTATAAGTGGCTTCATTATCAGCTTTGTATCACTGAAGGCATCGGCTTTGATGTTAGCATTGTGGACAACTATATCAGTATGGGTTGAATATTGGCTTTTTATATCAGTGTACAACGGGATCCCGGCTTTAGGCATAAACAGCAGCCGAAGGAGGATTTTGCAAGTTTCACCAAGTAATCATGTGGAAGACACCATTTCGACTTCACAGGAAAGAAATAGTTTAGTATCCAATGATGGAGAGAATTCAGCAACTGCAGGCAAAAGCTTTGCATTTAAAATCATTGAGTGGATCTCTAATGTTCCCTACATTGAAGCATGGAAAGTATACTTGCAGCAAGATGTCGTTTTACCAGGAGTTGCTTTAGCTTTGTTGTTTTTCACTGTTCTAAGGTAAAACAAACGTTGGAATTCTTTCCATTTCTTGTATTGGTCTGAACTCCGAACCGATGAATCTGTTTTTCAGTTTCGGGACATTGATGACAGCAGCCTTGGAATGGCAAGGGATACCTGCATTTGTAATCGGCATAGCACGTGGAATTAGTGCTTCAATTGGAATAGCTGCGACTATAGTGTACCCTATGCTTCAATCTCATATTTCTACGCTCAGAACCGGACTATGGTCAGTCTGGTCTCAGGTATAAAATAACACTAGCCATTACAGACTTCCTTTTAACTTGTTTTAGATTCATGGTCCATACAGAAAGTATACTAAGAGATCTTATTTTTGTGTTTTGAGTTTTGATTTAGTGGATATGTCTGCTGGTAAGTGTGGCTTCCATATGGGTCAAAAATAGCCATTTATCAGCATATATGCTGATGGCTGGAGTTGCTACATCTCGGCTCGGTTTGTGGATGTTCGACCTATCCATCATCCAACAAATGCAGGTATCATATATGATTAAATCCTCTGCTGTTGATGGGAAGCTCTTGTTTTGGTGTTACTGCATTTTGTTTATGTCAAAACAGGATGCTGTTCCTGAATCGGATCGTTGCATTGTGGGAGGAGTTCAAAACTCACTTCAAGCTACCTTTGATTTGATGGCTTATGTCATGGGAATAGTAATCTCTAATCCACAGGTAACTTCAAATTATAAAGCATTGTATTTGTTCCATGCTTGCTTACTTTATTACTTCATGCATGCATggatgtatgtatgtatgcatgtatgtatgtacAAATTAAGAAATCATTGGATTCTCAAATTGATCAGCTTTTCTGGAAGTTGAACTTGGTATCCTTTTGGGCGGTGACAATGGCTTCATTTCTCTACACATGGCATCTATACCGGATTCGGAAGCACCTTTTTCACTTTGAGAAGCTGTCGTCCTTACTCATTAGTTCTGCTCAGCGCTTGTaagatgatatgaaataaaaTGATATCCCAAGCATTGCCTTGCTTGCAAATTAACATATGTATGATGTTTGTAATCTGAACACAGAAATCTGTCCATGTATGATTATGGACTGGGCAAAACTTTTTAatacaatttaaaattttgtaatttttattttgaaacaaCTACATAGTTTAAAATACTAGACATGTTTTTAgtaattcatatatttttatttttatttataaaatatcaagtttttatattattattttgaaattaaaatatataaaatctaaaaaagcTTTTaagatatataaatttataaataaaaattattttatgtccAAAATGATCTTAGACAAAGTGTATGTCCCTATTCATATGAATTTGGACATTAAtttgattatattttaatttcaaaacaaTGGTATTAAAACTTGATAGTTTCTTTAAAAATTCAGGGTTGTTTAgaatttctaaattttatttttgatattatataacttttagaaaatttcttttatgtttttagaatttgGTTTATGCtgtgaatatcttattaagtggatgtccattaatattaaggtaagttttaatgtactttaatAGTGAAGTATATGATATTACTATCTATATAAAATTGTGGAATAAGATCCATTCTCAAAGTTTGCtattgataaattttgattggtttCAAAGTCTACTATTGGAGTTTAAATTTGCTTATTTGTTGATAAAATCATTAAGACTTCGTTAAACAAGAAAGGTACATCAACTTAATTAGATCTCTATCTTTACACTTTTTCTTAATAATAGTATtttagatattaaattaatttgatatatgatttaaatatttgatatgattttattttaagttttggTTCAATGGGTTACTTATGGTTTCAAACATCTTATTTGTTCATAAAATGAATATTGACTTACTTCTTTATATTGCTAAAGTAggttatataattaaattatgtatttGCCTAAAACATATTAGTATGTAAATTTCTGTTGATAAACCTATGAAATTTATGATTGGTCGATTTGATTTAGTTTGAATATAAATTACGTTCCTATGTCTCTTATTATTTGGGTTatacaatttgaaattttttaatactCATACATGCGTAGTTCTAAAGGCAATTTTTTGACGAATGttgaaattgatttttgggttggttataatattgaatttcaagtttaatTGTTgccatttttaatttttgaattattttggtTGAAAACATTGtcataaatttaaaaatgataATTACTATATTAATTTGACCGTTTGCATTTCTATGAATCTCGTTCGTATTAACCATTGTTATTTGATAAGAAGCATTAAAACAATTCGTGTGGTTTGATTTTACAAATGCCTTATATTTTCTTTCTATACAACCTTGGCAAACTTGTTACTTTCGTAAAGTTGTTAAAGGTAGTTCATAcactttatatttattaattatttagagaAATTATATGAGCAATTATAAATGAAAAAGTTTTAGTGAATATGAGATGTATGATTTTGAAGTACGTTGCATACATGCCTGCAatggtttatgattttttttgttgGCACTAGCATTATATCAAATTTGATATTTTGAATGTCAGTTTTTTCTGCACATTTGATTTGCAATAAACTCCATGCATGACTTGATTATTTCTTTCTAGTTAATTGATGATGAAAAACTCTTGTGAAAAAGGCTTTAAAAGTATTTTGGATTGATCTAATGCCTTTTTAATGCCAAACAAAATAATTGATTATTTTCCACTGATTTTGCTCCATTCCTCAAAGTGAATGTAGCAATACATAACAATTATAAAATGGAACCTCTTGTCATTATTGACAAATAGATAAAAAGAAGATGGATGATTCGAAATGTTGCTAATTGTTCATTCTTAAAACAAAATGACCAACAATTCATACTAATTAATCATCCATTGAAGCAAATGATATCTATATAATCTTATTGATAAGGAATATGATATATGCTTGCACTATTgtttgattcttttttttttgcacatTCCGCAATAAATATAACAATTGTATAATCACTTTTCATTATTAATATCAAATTGAACTTTTGAAGATTTTGACATATTCCTAAAGTGAATATTGCAAATAATTGTTTACaaattatattcattttattgagttaataaCATTATGGACTTCACATTGATGTAGACATTTTCAaaagtaaatgtcacaatattgtttatatgtggatacaaaataaaagaatgacgataaaattatcaattgtcaaaatttatattaatattattattacaattgaaaaacatgttaaagtaaaccagaagtttactgatacaaaGACATTTACTATTTGGCGTGACCAGTTAGACTATCCCGGATTATAAATGATGCAAAAATCATTGAGAATTCATATAgacatttattaaataataagaaGATTCTTTCATTTAAAGAATTCTTAggtgttgcttgttctcaatgatAATTGATTATTACAAACTCACtggctaaagttgagatttaatctcttatatttctgaaatgaatatgggctcattcatccaccctgtggatgattttgatattatatgattttggtagatgcatctataAAATAATCACATGCGTTATCAACTCGTAACCTTTCGTTTGTGAGATTACTTGTCtaaatgattaatttcagattatgcaattaaaacaattcatcttgctaatattGATGAGTTTATATCCCAAGCTTTCAATAATTATTGTATGTCAAtcgggataaaagttgaacatcctatagttcatgttcacacacaaaatgatttagttgaatcgtttatcaaatacctccaACTGAtagctaaaccattacttatgagaacaaaactttctatttcagcatgagattgtattgatttacatgttgtacgcatcaagccaataaactataaatactccccattacaattaaTTTTCGGTTaagagccaaatatttcccatcttacaATTTTTGGATGTACGGTATAAGTTCCAACTACTCCATCACAACACACAAAGATGGGTCATCATAAGAGATTGagaatgtatatttatatgagtctccttatattattaaatatttttgagcTATTAATTTGAGATTTAGTTATAACATAAGTTGtcaattttcccaacattagggggagagaataAAAAGCTGGATTAATAAAGTACTTGAAATGAACTATCAATGTCTAAGATCCTTGTACAAGGCAATGTGAACAAGAAGTTCAACAGataattcattttacaaatcaACTGCTAGATTCATTAAATCTTACATACCAGTTGAAAATGCTCCAATACGAATTGATATCCTAATAAGGGAAACTGTTAGTGTAAAAGAAAGTAATCCAAGCCTGAAGCATGAAAGATCAGTCAattccaaagataaaaatcctcgtaAAAGAAAAGGAGCAAACATTCAAGATGGTCATATAATGGAAACGGAGGTTCGTGAAGAGACCTATGACATAACTAATTATAAAACTCAAGAAAAGATTCAGTTACATaaaagtgaaaatgaaaatgatgaaaataaagagaTCTCGATAAGCCATGTCAAATGAAACCGGAAAAAATTGTAGCTGTCAACAACAGTTTTACTTATAATGTTGCCATTGAAATAACAGAAAAAAATGAAGATCCTAAGCCTAAACCTATTGAGGaatgtaaaaatagaaaaaatttggCCAAAATGAAAAAATGCAATTCAAGCAGAATTGAATTCACTTTATAAACGTGAAGTTTTTGGCCTATAGTCCAAACACCTAAAGGTGTAAAACTAGTAGGATATAAATGGGTATTTGTGCAAAAATGAAGTCATAAAATATAAAGCACGActtgtagcacaaggattttcCCAAAGGCCCGACATTGATTATAAAGAGACATTCTCTTATTGTGGATGTGCAATCATATTTAGATATCTTATTAATCTGACAGTACGTGAAAAACTTGACATGTATCTAATGGCTATTGTTACAGCCTATTTGTATGGTAcatttgatagtgaaatttatatgaaaatccttgaaggatttaaaatcctagaaagatatagagtttctcgAGAAAATTATTCgatcagattaaagaaaagtttatatggattaaaacaatctAAATGTATGTGGTACAATTGTCTTAGTGAATACTTGTTAAAAGAATGTTACAAAAATGATCCAATTTGTCCATGTGTCTTTGTAAAAATGTTTGGACCAGATTTTGTGATAATTgttgtttatgttgatgatcCAAAATACgataaattatttaaagaaagaatttaaGATGAAAGAtattaaaaaaacaaatttttgtcttggcttaTAGATCGAGTATTTAAAAGATGCAATTCATGTTCATCAATCAACTTATACGAAAAAgatattaaagaaattttacatggatAAAGCAAACCCATTGAATATTTTGATAGTTGTACGATCGTTAGATGTGAAGAAAAATCGATTTCGTCCTTGCAagaatgatgaagagtttcttggtcctgaagtactatatctaagtgccataggggcattgatgtatcttgcaaatAACACAAGACCTGATATAGATATCTCAAGGGACAATTGAgggggttattttattcaaatgattcaaaatcccaATTAGTCGGCTATGCTGATGCTAGATACTTATCAGATCCACATAAAGGTCTATTTCAAATAGGTTATTTTTTACATGTGAGGGTACTACCATATCATGGCGTTCAACAAAAAAAACATTAGCTACCGCTTCTTCAAATCATAcagaaataattgcaatgcatgaggcaaATTAAGAGTGTTTTTGGCTAAGGTTATTGACCCAACATATCCAAaagatatgtaatttgcctttacaaGAAAATACAACTATCTTATACGAAGATAATACAACATGTATAGCTCAATTGAATAGTGGTTACATCAAAGGTGATAAAACGAAatatatttcaccaaaattattttTCACTTCCAGTGATAATTTAGAAGATCTTTTTACTAAGGCATTGCCAaattcaacatttgaaagactaTTACACAATATTGGTATGCGTctataacaccctaaacccggcctagacgtccaGCCCAAATTTCGAGAGTTACCTCATCAGTTATCAATTGTCACACAACAACAAAATAAAGTTAAAACATGCTTCATAACACATTTATCATATCACGAATTAAGTATATAATCTTCTATATTCACCCTAGTATAGCTACCAAAATCCTAATCTACTACTTAAAGAAAGGAAAACGCTTGACCGAGCATCCGCTGTGTTGACCCGTTCAAGACTGGGGATTATTTGAAATCCAATCAAAACAAAATGAGTTGTGAACTCAGTGCATAAAAGAAATTTAAGTTTATTCAATCAGTATTCATTTATAAAGTAGTTCCAAGTTCAGAGATTTGGTTTGGTACAGAATTATTTACAATTCAGATTCAGAACAGATCAActgtatacatatatttatacatatgcaaattcatatatatatatattgcaaatCAGATTCAGATGCAAATATTCCTAAATCCCAtttgctacacaccatcttcgaccatcccaacacaccgttAAGGACATTCAATGGCCATCCATCCCTACATACCACAAAGTGTCCATTTGACATGTTTACATTTACATAGCTTAGCTACTAAATCATAATGCATCAAGAGCCAGAATCGAAACTATTTACATTGTGGCTTAGCTACTGATTCAAAGCAGATTACTTCCTTCTTCATaacatcccaacccatgcaaatgTAAAGTGCAGTTATCCACAATACACTTATAATTGTAATAATCATATGTTTGTTACAGACTAATAGAGAGTTCTCATTCAATCAAATTCAGATCATTTATACAACGGGGAAATCATTATCAGTCATAAACCATATTTACGGCCTCAAAAATGGGTTTCGGGCCTCTTTTACAGTgtcacacggcttggacacacgtctatgtccttgcccgtgtggctcacatggcctggacacacgcccatgtcctctacCCGTGTGGTTCCAAAAcgtaaacagagagttacacagcttcGACATATGACCGTGTCCTTGCCCGTATGGTCCTAAGTCAccaacagtgagttacacggcctaaacacatgctcgtgtgaaccCTACACTAACATagccacacacggcctagacacacgcccgtgtgccttgcccgtgtggctccAAATCgatgaacagtgagttacacggcctagcacacggtcgtgtgacctacatggcctggacacacgcccttgtgcctaGCCGTGTAGCGTAGATATCCACCATTTTCGGCGACAGAAACTTGCAAAAATCAAGAGTTTTGATATGCACCTGACTTTGCTTTGACAGAAAACAACACGGAGACTACTCGGAACTTAATTAACCATTCAATAATCAATTACACCAtcattttcaatatttttctaaaattgtCTACAGTCAAGTTTATGTCGAAAGCTTTGACGCAACCCCAACTCAAATCACTTATTTACCTTGCGCGGAATAGAATGACTCAAACTAAAGCGTTAGAATAACATCTCTTGCAATCTCCTCCCCTAAAAATAGCCAATCAAGTGTTTAA contains the following coding sequences:
- the LOC108467215 gene encoding solute carrier family 40 member 2-like, producing the protein MDTTEPLLPQDQRQEPPPSFLLNYLYIAHFLARWGARMWEFSVGLYMISVWPDSLLLVAIYGVVESSSTALFGPIIGRWVDRLTYVKVLQLWLVTQNLSFIIAGGAVVALLVFPSLKFTNIVAFIALVILTNISGAVGVLSTLAGTILIEREWLVVISEGHPPNLLADINSVIRRIDLTCKLVAPVISGFIISFVSLKASALMLALWTTISVWVEYWLFISVYNGIPALGINSSRRRILQVSPSNHVEDTISTSQERNSLVSNDGENSATAGKSFAFKIIEWISNVPYIEAWKVYLQQDVVLPGVALALLFFTVLSFGTLMTAALEWQGIPAFVIGIARGISASIGIAATIVYPMLQSHISTLRTGLWSVWSQWICLLVSVASIWVKNSHLSAYMLMAGVATSRLGLWMFDLSIIQQMQDAVPESDRCIVGGVQNSLQATFDLMAYVMGIVISNPQLFWKLNLVSFWAVTMASFLYTWHLYRIRKHLFHFEKLSSLLISSAQRL